The Glycine soja cultivar W05 chromosome 6, ASM419377v2, whole genome shotgun sequence genome has a window encoding:
- the LOC114416187 gene encoding protein MAIN-LIKE 2-like, with protein sequence MGQDEHHADIPRRCRPIASARRQQVHVDVTKDVPQVTEDVPHMDKDIPKRTANVDAADVEGIAIDGAEGSPADHAEGFLGGSCDPLVLTSFADHVAHSIWSGEEQPELKLASHGRKVDKFGRPMPEIEGLVAATRLSPLIGCSIVTGDPGLISAFVKRWHRETSTFHLPVEELTITMDDVAALLHLPITGALQSFEPPLVDEAVFLLMELLEVSGEEARAETNATHVHLVHLEGFRDLGKTGGYAWGAAVLVHMYDQLNEACQTPTRQMAGYLTLLQCWIYEHFPSVHQCVTDDAYAEMTPRASQWLTTKAHMRGITGATYQARLDALTIMDMC encoded by the exons ATGGGTCAGGATGAGCATCATGCTGATATTCCCCGACGGTGTAGGCCTATCGCTTCTGCTCGTAGGCAACAGGTTCATGTTGATGTTACTAAGGATGTTCCTCAGGTGACTGAGGATGTTCCTCATATGGACAAGGATATTCCTAAGAGGACTGCGAACGTAGATGCTGCAGACGTAGAGGGCATAGCTATTGATGGTGCTGAGGGGTCACCTGCTGATCATGCTGAGGGATTCCTTGGTGGATCATGTGACCCATTGGTCTTGACTTCGTTTGCTGACCATGTGGCACATAGCATCTGGAGTGGAgag GAACAACCTGAGTTGAAGTTGGCCTCCCACGGTAGGAAGGTTGATAAATTTGGGAGGCCAATGCCTGAGATAGAAGGCCTAGTGGCGGCCACCAGATTAAGTCCATTGATCGGGTGTTCTATAGTCACCggcgatcctggacttatatccgcatttgtcAAGAGGTGGCATAGGGAGAccagcaccttccaccttccagtAGAAGAGTTGACGATCACCATGGACGATGTGGCGGCACTCCTCCATCTTCCCATCACAGGCGCGTTACAGAGCTTTGAGCCTCCGCTTGTGGACGAGGCGGTCTTCTTGTTGATGGAGCTGCTTGAGGTCTCCGGTGAGGAGGCTAGAGCTGAGACC aATGCAACACATGTTCATCTGGTTCATCTAGAGGGTTTCCGAGACCTGGGTAAGACTGGGGGCTATGCTTGGGGAGCTGCGGTGCTGGTGCACATGTATGACCAGCTAAATGAAGCTTGCCAGACCCCTACACGACAGATGGCTGGGTACTTAACTTTATTACAG TGCTGGATATATGAGCACTTTCCTAGTGTGCATCAGTGCGTCACTGATGATGCGTATGCTGAGATGACCCCACGTGCCTCTCAGTGGCTGACTACGAAGGCTCACATGAGGGGGATCACAGGAGCAACGTACCAGGCACGTTTAGATGCTCTGACGATCATGGACATGTGCTAG